In one window of Cellulophaga sp. HaHa_2_95 DNA:
- a CDS encoding response regulator, translating into MKKGNILLVDDDEIYLYLVKKILSKISEKIAISSFTDGEQAINFISNQTEVHKEVPEVILLDVNMPFLDGWGFLVEFEKLKPRLEKAVRIYLVTSSALPSDKQKAKEFQELTGYFVKPITEDNLKNILTEVYETNF; encoded by the coding sequence ATGAAAAAGGGAAACATTTTATTGGTAGATGATGATGAGATTTATCTGTATTTAGTAAAAAAAATACTAAGTAAAATTTCTGAAAAAATTGCAATCAGCTCATTTACGGATGGGGAGCAGGCTATTAATTTTATCTCAAATCAGACAGAGGTTCATAAGGAAGTGCCTGAAGTTATTCTACTAGATGTAAATATGCCCTTTCTAGATGGTTGGGGCTTCTTGGTAGAATTTGAAAAGCTAAAACCTCGATTAGAAAAAGCAGTTAGGATTTACTTGGTAACTTCTTCGGCCTTACCTTCTGATAAGCAAAAAGCAAAGGAGTTTCAGGAATTAACGGGTTATTTTGTTAAACCGATTACAGAGGATAACCTTAAAAATATTCTTACAGAAGTATATGAAACCAATTTCTGA
- a CDS encoding malate dehydrogenase — translation MKVTVVGAGAVGASCAEYIAIKNFASEVVLLDIKEGFAEGKAMDLMQTASLNGFDTKITGITNDYSATAGSDVAVITSGIPRKPGMTREELIGINAGIVKTVSSNLIKYSPNVILIVVSNPMDTMTYLVHKTTGLAKNKIIGMGGALDSARFKYRLAEALESPISDVDGMVIGGHSDTGMVPLTGHATRNSIKVSEFLSEERLTQVAEDTKVGGATLTKLLGTSAWYAPGAAVSSMVQAIACDQKKMFPCSAYLEGEYDLSDLCIGVPVILGKDGIEKIVNIPLSDADKAKMQESAAGVKKTNDLLEL, via the coding sequence ATGAAAGTTACAGTCGTAGGAGCAGGTGCTGTTGGTGCAAGTTGTGCTGAGTACATCGCCATAAAGAATTTTGCATCAGAAGTAGTATTGTTAGATATTAAAGAAGGATTTGCAGAAGGTAAAGCAATGGATTTAATGCAAACAGCTTCTTTAAATGGTTTCGATACAAAAATAACTGGTATTACTAATGATTATTCTGCAACAGCGGGTAGTGATGTTGCGGTAATTACTTCAGGGATTCCTCGTAAGCCAGGAATGACTAGAGAAGAGTTAATTGGAATTAATGCAGGAATTGTTAAGACGGTTTCTTCTAATCTTATTAAATATTCTCCGAACGTTATCCTTATTGTTGTTAGTAATCCAATGGATACAATGACCTACTTGGTACACAAAACAACAGGATTAGCTAAAAATAAGATTATTGGTATGGGCGGTGCATTAGATAGCGCTCGTTTCAAATATAGATTAGCAGAAGCATTAGAATCACCTATTTCTGATGTAGACGGAATGGTAATTGGTGGTCATAGTGATACTGGTATGGTTCCATTAACAGGCCACGCAACACGTAATAGTATCAAAGTTTCAGAATTTTTATCTGAAGAAAGACTAACACAAGTAGCAGAAGACACAAAGGTAGGTGGGGCAACTTTAACTAAATTATTAGGAACTAGTGCATGGTATGCGCCAGGAGCAGCAGTTTCTAGTATGGTTCAGGCAATTGCTTGTGATCAGAAAAAAATGTTCCCATGTTCTGCTTATTTAGAAGGGGAATATGATTTATCTGACCTTTGTATTGGAGTGCCTGTAATTTTAGGAAAAGATGGTATTGAGAAAATAGTAAATATTCCTTTAAGTGACGCTGATAAAGCTAAAATGCAAGAAAGTGCAGCAGGAGTTAAGAAGACTAACGATTTATTAGAGCTGTAA